The proteins below come from a single Macaca fascicularis isolate 582-1 chromosome 9, T2T-MFA8v1.1 genomic window:
- the PDZD7 gene encoding PDZ domain-containing protein 7 isoform X8 yields the protein MGSAVKVLTGSSHLHMMVRRMGRVPGIKFSKEKTTWVDVVNRRLVVEKCGSTPSDTSSEDGVRRIVHLYTTSDDFCLGFNIRGGKEFGLGIYVSKVDHGGLAEENGIKVGDKVLAANGVRFDDISHSQAVEVLKGQTHIMLTIKETGRYPAYKEMVSEYCWLDRLSNGVLQQLSPASESSSSVSSCASSAPYSSGSLPSDRLDDCLGPEEPGGRGPGWGRADTAMQTEPDAGGRVETWCSVRPTVILRDTAIRSDSPHHGRRLDSALSESPKTALLLALSRPRPPITRSQSHLTLWEEKKQRKKEKSGSPGEKGALQRSKTLMNLFFKGGRQGRLAGDGRREAWTLDSGIPAKACPHLDIEKGLPGPSPSLFPQLPRPCPLLVLLPPLWLLLYLLPRLLFFPPSPEAGGVGPVQKFVTWRLRRDRERGRALLSARSRSPCSQLPNVDEQVQAWESRRPLIQDLAQRLLTDDEVLAVTRHCSRYVHEGGVEDLVRPLLAILDRPEKLLLLRDIRSVVAPTDLGRFDSMVMPVELEAFEALKSRAVRPPALRPARQDTPPKRHLITPVPDSRGGFYLLPVNGFPEEEDDGELRERLGGLKVSPSASAPRHPHKGIPPLQDVPVDAFTPRRSACTPPPQPPPVAPRPPRPNWLLTEPLSREHPPHGQVRGQAQSRSRSRSRSRSSRGQGKSPGRRSPSPAPTPAPSMANGRYHKPRKARPPLPRSLDGEAAKVGAKQGPSENGTEGTAEEAAMKTPSGELKTVTLSKMKQSLGISISGGIESKVQPMVKIEKIFPGGAAFLSGALQAGFELVAVDGESLEQVTHQRAVDTIRRAYRNKAREPMELVVRVPRPSPRPSLSDSSALTDEGLPADHSPAHQPLDAVPVPAH from the exons ATGGGTAGCGCTGTGAAGGTGCTGACGGGCAGCAGCCACCTGCACATGATGGTGCGGCGTATGGGCCGCGTGCCAGGCATCAAGTTCTCCAAGGAGAAGACCACGTG GGTGGATGTGGTGAATCGGCGCCTGGTAGTGGAGAAGTGCGGTTCGACACCGTCCGACACCAGCTCAGAAGATGGTGTCCGGCGCATCGTCCACCTATACACAACCTCTGACGACTTCTGCCTGGGCTTCAACATCCGTGGGGGCAAGGAGTTTGGCTTGGGCATCTACGTGTCCAA AGTGGACCATGGTGGGCTGGCCGAGGAGAACGGCATCAAGGTGGGGGACAAGGTCCTGGCGGCCAACGGTGTCAGGTTTGACGACATCAGCCACAGCCAGGCCGTGGAGGTGCTGAAGGGCCAAACGCACATCATGCTGACCATCAAG GAGACCGGCCGGTACCCTGCCTACAAAGAGATGGTTTCTGAGTACTGCTGGCTGGACCGAC TGAGCAACGGGGTGCTGCAGCAGCTGTCCCCGGCCTCTGAGAGCAGCTCCAGCGTCTCTTCGTGCGCCTCCAGCGCCCCCTACAGCTCAGGCTCCCTGCCCTCGGACCGCCTGGACGACTGCTTGGGGCCGGAGGAGCCCGGCGGCCGCGGCCCAGGCTGGGGGCGGGCCGACACAGCCATGCAGACGGAGCCTGATGCCGGGGGCCGGGTGGAGACCTGGTGCAGCGTGCGGCCCACAGTCATCCTCAGGGACACCGCCATCCGCTCGGACAGCCCCCACCACGGCCGCCGCCTTGACTCTGCCCTCTCTGAGTCCCCCAAGACGGCCTTGCTACTGGCCCTCAGCCGACCCCGGCCCCCTATTACGCGCTCCCAGAGCCACCTGACCTTGTGGG AGGAGAAGAAGCAGCGGAAGAAGGAGAAGTCAGGGTCCCCTGGGGAGAAGGGTGCCCTGCAGCGCTCCAAGACGCTGATGAACCTCTTCTTCAAGGGAGGGCGTCAGGGGAGGCTAGCAGGGGATGGGCGCAGAGAGGCCTGGACACTGGACAGCGGGATCCCGGCCAAAGCTTGCCCTCACCTGGACATAGAGAAAG GGCTGCCTGGCccctctccatctctcttcccACAGCTCCCAAGGCCCTGCCCTCTGCTGGttctcctcccacctctctgGCTACTCCTCTATCTCCTTCCAAGGCTCCTCTTTTTCCCTCCGTCCCCTGAAG CAGGGGGCGTGGGCCCGGTGCAGAAGTTTGTCACCTGGAGACTGAGACGCG ACCGGGAGAGGGGCCGGGCCCTGCTGTCTGCCAGGTCCAGGAGTCCCTGCAGCCAGCTGCCCAATGTGGATGAGCAGGTTCAGGCCTGGGAGAGCCGGCGGCCCCTCATTCAGGACCTGGCCCAAAGGCTGCTGACTGATGATGAGGTGCTGGCTGTCACCCGCCACTGCTCCCGG TATGTGCATGAGGGAGGTGTGGAGGACCTGGTGAGGCCCCTGCTGGCCATCCTGGACAGGCCCgagaagctgctgctgctgcgggACATCAG GAGTGTGGTGGCCCCCACAGACCTGGGCCGCTTTGACAGCATGGTGATGCCTGTGGAGCTGGAGGCTTTTGAGGCCCTCAAGAGCAGAGCAG TCCGGCCTCCtgctttgagaccagcccggcagGACACACCGCCCAAGCGTCACCTTATCACCCCCGTGCCTG ACAGCCGCGGAGGCTTCTACCTGCTGCCGGTAAACGGCTTCCCGGAAGAGGAAGATGATGGGGAGCTGAGGGAGCGGCTGGGGGGCCTCAAGGTCTCCCCGAGTGCCTCTGCCCCTCGCCACCCTCATAAAGGGATCCCCCCTCTCCAAGACGTGCCAGTAGATGCCTTCACCCCCCGCCGAAGTGCCTGcacaccccctccccagccaCCCCCTGTGGCTCCCCGGCCCCCGCGGCCTAACTGGCTGCTGACAGAACCCCTGAGCCGAGAGCACCCTCCACATGGCCAGGTCCGGGGCCAGGCTCAGAGCCGCAGCCGCAGCCGCAGCCGCAGCCGCAGCAGCCGGGGTCAAGGCAAGTCTCCGGGTAGACGCTCCCCGTCCCCTGCGCCTACCCCTGCCCCCAGCATGGCCAATGGGCGCTACCACAAGCCTCGGAAGGCCAGGCCCCCTCTACCACGATCTCTGGATGGGGAGGCAGCCAAGGTGGGGGCCAAGCAAGGGCCCTCGGAGAATGGAACTGAGGGGACGGCCGAGGAGGCAGCCATGAAGACCCCCAGTGGCGAGCTGAAGACAGTGACACTGTCCAAGATGAAGCAGTCCTTAG GCATCAGCATTTCTGGGGGCATTGAGTCCAAGGTGCAGCCCATGGTGAAGATAGAGAAGATCTTCCCTGGGGGGGCCGCCTTCCTCAGTGGGGCCCTGCAG GCTGGTTTCGAGCTTGTGGCAGTGGACGGAGAGAGTCTGGAGCAGGTGACCCACCAGCGTGCAGTAGACACTATCCGTCGTGCTTATCGAAACAAGGCCCGGGAGCCCATGGAGCTTGTGGTCAGGGTCCCCAGGCCCAGCCCACGGCCCTCACTCTCTGACTCATCAGCCCTTACTGATGAGGGCCTTCCTGCTGACCACTCGCCTGCCCACCAACCCCTTGATGCTGTTCCAGTTCCTGCCCACTAG
- the PDZD7 gene encoding PDZ domain-containing protein 7 isoform X4: MAQGFAVGFDPLGLGDLSSGSLSSLSSRGHLGSDSGSTATRYLLRKQQRLLSGPPRGIRASSPMGRVILINSPIEANSDESDIIHSVRVEKSPAGRLGFSVRGGSEHGLGIFVSKVEEGSSAERAGLCVGDKITEVNGLSLESITMGSAVKVLTGSSHLHMMVRRMGRVPGIKFSKEKTTWVDVVNRRLVVEKCGSTPSDTSSEDGVRRIVHLYTTSDDFCLGFNIRGGKEFGLGIYVSKVDHGGLAEENGIKVGDKVLAANGVRFDDISHSQAVEVLKGQTHIMLTIKETGRYPAYKEMVSEYCWLDRLSNGVLQQLSPASESSSSVSSCASSAPYSSGSLPSDRLDDCLGPEEPGGRGPGWGRADTAMQTEPDAGGRVETWCSVRPTVILRDTAIRSDSPHHGRRLDSALSESPKTALLLALSRPRPPITRSQSHLTLWEEKKQRKKEKSGSPGEKGALQRSKTLMNLFFKGGRQGRLAGDGRREAWTLDSGIPAKACPHLDIEKGLPGPSPSLFPQLPRPCPLLVLLPPLWLLLYLLPRLLFFPPSPEGGVGPVQKFVTWRLRRDRERGRALLSARSRSPCSQLPNVDEQVQAWESRRPLIQDLAQRLLTDDEVLAVTRHCSRYVHEGGVEDLVRPLLAILDRPEKLLLLRDIRSVVAPTDLGRFDSMVMPVELEAFEALKSRADSRGGFYLLPVNGFPEEEDDGELRERLGGLKVSPSASAPRHPHKGIPPLQDVPVDAFTPRRSACTPPPQPPPVAPRPPRPNWLLTEPLSREHPPHGQVRGQAQSRSRSRSRSRSSRGQGKSPGRRSPSPAPTPAPSMANGRYHKPRKARPPLPRSLDGEAAKVGAKQGPSENGTEGTAEEAAMKTPSGELKTVTLSKMKQSLGISISGGIESKVQPMVKIEKIFPGGAAFLSGALQAGFELVAVDGESLEQVTHQRAVDTIRRAYRNKAREPMELVVRVPRPSPRPSLSDSSALTDEGLPADHSPAHQPLDAVPVPAH, translated from the exons CCAACAGTGATGAAAGTGACATCATCCATTCAGTCCGGGTGGAGAAGAGTccagcagggaggctgggctTCAGCGTGCGTGGGGGCTCAGAGCATGGCCTGGGCATCTTCGTCAGCAAAGTGGAGGAAGGCAGCAGTGCAG AGCGGGCTGGCCTGTGCGTGGGGGACAAGATCACGGAAGTGAACGGGCTAAGCCTGGAGAGCATCACCATGGGTAGCGCTGTGAAGGTGCTGACGGGCAGCAGCCACCTGCACATGATGGTGCGGCGTATGGGCCGCGTGCCAGGCATCAAGTTCTCCAAGGAGAAGACCACGTG GGTGGATGTGGTGAATCGGCGCCTGGTAGTGGAGAAGTGCGGTTCGACACCGTCCGACACCAGCTCAGAAGATGGTGTCCGGCGCATCGTCCACCTATACACAACCTCTGACGACTTCTGCCTGGGCTTCAACATCCGTGGGGGCAAGGAGTTTGGCTTGGGCATCTACGTGTCCAA AGTGGACCATGGTGGGCTGGCCGAGGAGAACGGCATCAAGGTGGGGGACAAGGTCCTGGCGGCCAACGGTGTCAGGTTTGACGACATCAGCCACAGCCAGGCCGTGGAGGTGCTGAAGGGCCAAACGCACATCATGCTGACCATCAAG GAGACCGGCCGGTACCCTGCCTACAAAGAGATGGTTTCTGAGTACTGCTGGCTGGACCGAC TGAGCAACGGGGTGCTGCAGCAGCTGTCCCCGGCCTCTGAGAGCAGCTCCAGCGTCTCTTCGTGCGCCTCCAGCGCCCCCTACAGCTCAGGCTCCCTGCCCTCGGACCGCCTGGACGACTGCTTGGGGCCGGAGGAGCCCGGCGGCCGCGGCCCAGGCTGGGGGCGGGCCGACACAGCCATGCAGACGGAGCCTGATGCCGGGGGCCGGGTGGAGACCTGGTGCAGCGTGCGGCCCACAGTCATCCTCAGGGACACCGCCATCCGCTCGGACAGCCCCCACCACGGCCGCCGCCTTGACTCTGCCCTCTCTGAGTCCCCCAAGACGGCCTTGCTACTGGCCCTCAGCCGACCCCGGCCCCCTATTACGCGCTCCCAGAGCCACCTGACCTTGTGGG AGGAGAAGAAGCAGCGGAAGAAGGAGAAGTCAGGGTCCCCTGGGGAGAAGGGTGCCCTGCAGCGCTCCAAGACGCTGATGAACCTCTTCTTCAAGGGAGGGCGTCAGGGGAGGCTAGCAGGGGATGGGCGCAGAGAGGCCTGGACACTGGACAGCGGGATCCCGGCCAAAGCTTGCCCTCACCTGGACATAGAGAAAG GGCTGCCTGGCccctctccatctctcttcccACAGCTCCCAAGGCCCTGCCCTCTGCTGGttctcctcccacctctctgGCTACTCCTCTATCTCCTTCCAAGGCTCCTCTTTTTCCCTCCGTCCCCTGAAG GGGGCGTGGGCCCGGTGCAGAAGTTTGTCACCTGGAGACTGAGACGCG ACCGGGAGAGGGGCCGGGCCCTGCTGTCTGCCAGGTCCAGGAGTCCCTGCAGCCAGCTGCCCAATGTGGATGAGCAGGTTCAGGCCTGGGAGAGCCGGCGGCCCCTCATTCAGGACCTGGCCCAAAGGCTGCTGACTGATGATGAGGTGCTGGCTGTCACCCGCCACTGCTCCCGG TATGTGCATGAGGGAGGTGTGGAGGACCTGGTGAGGCCCCTGCTGGCCATCCTGGACAGGCCCgagaagctgctgctgctgcgggACATCAG GAGTGTGGTGGCCCCCACAGACCTGGGCCGCTTTGACAGCATGGTGATGCCTGTGGAGCTGGAGGCTTTTGAGGCCCTCAAGAGCAGAGCAG ACAGCCGCGGAGGCTTCTACCTGCTGCCGGTAAACGGCTTCCCGGAAGAGGAAGATGATGGGGAGCTGAGGGAGCGGCTGGGGGGCCTCAAGGTCTCCCCGAGTGCCTCTGCCCCTCGCCACCCTCATAAAGGGATCCCCCCTCTCCAAGACGTGCCAGTAGATGCCTTCACCCCCCGCCGAAGTGCCTGcacaccccctccccagccaCCCCCTGTGGCTCCCCGGCCCCCGCGGCCTAACTGGCTGCTGACAGAACCCCTGAGCCGAGAGCACCCTCCACATGGCCAGGTCCGGGGCCAGGCTCAGAGCCGCAGCCGCAGCCGCAGCCGCAGCCGCAGCAGCCGGGGTCAAGGCAAGTCTCCGGGTAGACGCTCCCCGTCCCCTGCGCCTACCCCTGCCCCCAGCATGGCCAATGGGCGCTACCACAAGCCTCGGAAGGCCAGGCCCCCTCTACCACGATCTCTGGATGGGGAGGCAGCCAAGGTGGGGGCCAAGCAAGGGCCCTCGGAGAATGGAACTGAGGGGACGGCCGAGGAGGCAGCCATGAAGACCCCCAGTGGCGAGCTGAAGACAGTGACACTGTCCAAGATGAAGCAGTCCTTAG GCATCAGCATTTCTGGGGGCATTGAGTCCAAGGTGCAGCCCATGGTGAAGATAGAGAAGATCTTCCCTGGGGGGGCCGCCTTCCTCAGTGGGGCCCTGCAG GCTGGTTTCGAGCTTGTGGCAGTGGACGGAGAGAGTCTGGAGCAGGTGACCCACCAGCGTGCAGTAGACACTATCCGTCGTGCTTATCGAAACAAGGCCCGGGAGCCCATGGAGCTTGTGGTCAGGGTCCCCAGGCCCAGCCCACGGCCCTCACTCTCTGACTCATCAGCCCTTACTGATGAGGGCCTTCCTGCTGACCACTCGCCTGCCCACCAACCCCTTGATGCTGTTCCAGTTCCTGCCCACTAG
- the PDZD7 gene encoding PDZ domain-containing protein 7 isoform X2, with protein MAQGFAVGFDPLGLGDLSSGSLSSLSSRGHLGSDSGSTATRYLLRKQQRLLSGPPRGIRASSPMGRVILINSPIEANSDESDIIHSVRVEKSPAGRLGFSVRGGSEHGLGIFVSKVEEGSSAERAGLCVGDKITEVNGLSLESITMGSAVKVLTGSSHLHMMVRRMGRVPGIKFSKEKTTWVDVVNRRLVVEKCGSTPSDTSSEDGVRRIVHLYTTSDDFCLGFNIRGGKEFGLGIYVSKVDHGGLAEENGIKVGDKVLAANGVRFDDISHSQAVEVLKGQTHIMLTIKETGRYPAYKEMVSEYCWLDRLSNGVLQQLSPASESSSSVSSCASSAPYSSGSLPSDRLDDCLGPEEPGGRGPGWGRADTAMQTEPDAGGRVETWCSVRPTVILRDTAIRSDSPHHGRRLDSALSESPKTALLLALSRPRPPITRSQSHLTLWEEKKQRKKEKSGSPGEKGALQRSKTLMNLFFKGGRQGRLAGDGRREAWTLDSGIPAKACPHLDIEKGLPGPSPSLFPQLPRPCPLLVLLPPLWLLLYLLPRLLFFPPSPEGGVGPVQKFVTWRLRRDRERGRALLSARSRSPCSQLPNVDEQVQAWESRRPLIQDLAQRLLTDDEVLAVTRHCSRYVHEGGVEDLVRPLLAILDRPEKLLLLRDIRSVVAPTDLGRFDSMVMPVELEAFEALKSRAVRPPALRPARQDTPPKRHLITPVPDSRGGFYLLPVNGFPEEEDDGELRERLGGLKVSPSASAPRHPHKGIPPLQDVPVDAFTPRRSACTPPPQPPPVAPRPPRPNWLLTEPLSREHPPHGQVRGQAQSRSRSRSRSRSSRGQGKSPGRRSPSPAPTPAPSMANGRYHKPRKARPPLPRSLDGEAAKVGAKQGPSENGTEGTAEEAAMKTPSGELKTVTLSKMKQSLGISISGGIESKVQPMVKIEKIFPGGAAFLSGALQAGFELVAVDGESLEQVTHQRAVDTIRRAYRNKAREPMELVVRVPRPSPRPSLSDSSALTDEGLPADHSPAHQPLDAVPVPAH; from the exons CCAACAGTGATGAAAGTGACATCATCCATTCAGTCCGGGTGGAGAAGAGTccagcagggaggctgggctTCAGCGTGCGTGGGGGCTCAGAGCATGGCCTGGGCATCTTCGTCAGCAAAGTGGAGGAAGGCAGCAGTGCAG AGCGGGCTGGCCTGTGCGTGGGGGACAAGATCACGGAAGTGAACGGGCTAAGCCTGGAGAGCATCACCATGGGTAGCGCTGTGAAGGTGCTGACGGGCAGCAGCCACCTGCACATGATGGTGCGGCGTATGGGCCGCGTGCCAGGCATCAAGTTCTCCAAGGAGAAGACCACGTG GGTGGATGTGGTGAATCGGCGCCTGGTAGTGGAGAAGTGCGGTTCGACACCGTCCGACACCAGCTCAGAAGATGGTGTCCGGCGCATCGTCCACCTATACACAACCTCTGACGACTTCTGCCTGGGCTTCAACATCCGTGGGGGCAAGGAGTTTGGCTTGGGCATCTACGTGTCCAA AGTGGACCATGGTGGGCTGGCCGAGGAGAACGGCATCAAGGTGGGGGACAAGGTCCTGGCGGCCAACGGTGTCAGGTTTGACGACATCAGCCACAGCCAGGCCGTGGAGGTGCTGAAGGGCCAAACGCACATCATGCTGACCATCAAG GAGACCGGCCGGTACCCTGCCTACAAAGAGATGGTTTCTGAGTACTGCTGGCTGGACCGAC TGAGCAACGGGGTGCTGCAGCAGCTGTCCCCGGCCTCTGAGAGCAGCTCCAGCGTCTCTTCGTGCGCCTCCAGCGCCCCCTACAGCTCAGGCTCCCTGCCCTCGGACCGCCTGGACGACTGCTTGGGGCCGGAGGAGCCCGGCGGCCGCGGCCCAGGCTGGGGGCGGGCCGACACAGCCATGCAGACGGAGCCTGATGCCGGGGGCCGGGTGGAGACCTGGTGCAGCGTGCGGCCCACAGTCATCCTCAGGGACACCGCCATCCGCTCGGACAGCCCCCACCACGGCCGCCGCCTTGACTCTGCCCTCTCTGAGTCCCCCAAGACGGCCTTGCTACTGGCCCTCAGCCGACCCCGGCCCCCTATTACGCGCTCCCAGAGCCACCTGACCTTGTGGG AGGAGAAGAAGCAGCGGAAGAAGGAGAAGTCAGGGTCCCCTGGGGAGAAGGGTGCCCTGCAGCGCTCCAAGACGCTGATGAACCTCTTCTTCAAGGGAGGGCGTCAGGGGAGGCTAGCAGGGGATGGGCGCAGAGAGGCCTGGACACTGGACAGCGGGATCCCGGCCAAAGCTTGCCCTCACCTGGACATAGAGAAAG GGCTGCCTGGCccctctccatctctcttcccACAGCTCCCAAGGCCCTGCCCTCTGCTGGttctcctcccacctctctgGCTACTCCTCTATCTCCTTCCAAGGCTCCTCTTTTTCCCTCCGTCCCCTGAAG GGGGCGTGGGCCCGGTGCAGAAGTTTGTCACCTGGAGACTGAGACGCG ACCGGGAGAGGGGCCGGGCCCTGCTGTCTGCCAGGTCCAGGAGTCCCTGCAGCCAGCTGCCCAATGTGGATGAGCAGGTTCAGGCCTGGGAGAGCCGGCGGCCCCTCATTCAGGACCTGGCCCAAAGGCTGCTGACTGATGATGAGGTGCTGGCTGTCACCCGCCACTGCTCCCGG TATGTGCATGAGGGAGGTGTGGAGGACCTGGTGAGGCCCCTGCTGGCCATCCTGGACAGGCCCgagaagctgctgctgctgcgggACATCAG GAGTGTGGTGGCCCCCACAGACCTGGGCCGCTTTGACAGCATGGTGATGCCTGTGGAGCTGGAGGCTTTTGAGGCCCTCAAGAGCAGAGCAG TCCGGCCTCCtgctttgagaccagcccggcagGACACACCGCCCAAGCGTCACCTTATCACCCCCGTGCCTG ACAGCCGCGGAGGCTTCTACCTGCTGCCGGTAAACGGCTTCCCGGAAGAGGAAGATGATGGGGAGCTGAGGGAGCGGCTGGGGGGCCTCAAGGTCTCCCCGAGTGCCTCTGCCCCTCGCCACCCTCATAAAGGGATCCCCCCTCTCCAAGACGTGCCAGTAGATGCCTTCACCCCCCGCCGAAGTGCCTGcacaccccctccccagccaCCCCCTGTGGCTCCCCGGCCCCCGCGGCCTAACTGGCTGCTGACAGAACCCCTGAGCCGAGAGCACCCTCCACATGGCCAGGTCCGGGGCCAGGCTCAGAGCCGCAGCCGCAGCCGCAGCCGCAGCCGCAGCAGCCGGGGTCAAGGCAAGTCTCCGGGTAGACGCTCCCCGTCCCCTGCGCCTACCCCTGCCCCCAGCATGGCCAATGGGCGCTACCACAAGCCTCGGAAGGCCAGGCCCCCTCTACCACGATCTCTGGATGGGGAGGCAGCCAAGGTGGGGGCCAAGCAAGGGCCCTCGGAGAATGGAACTGAGGGGACGGCCGAGGAGGCAGCCATGAAGACCCCCAGTGGCGAGCTGAAGACAGTGACACTGTCCAAGATGAAGCAGTCCTTAG GCATCAGCATTTCTGGGGGCATTGAGTCCAAGGTGCAGCCCATGGTGAAGATAGAGAAGATCTTCCCTGGGGGGGCCGCCTTCCTCAGTGGGGCCCTGCAG GCTGGTTTCGAGCTTGTGGCAGTGGACGGAGAGAGTCTGGAGCAGGTGACCCACCAGCGTGCAGTAGACACTATCCGTCGTGCTTATCGAAACAAGGCCCGGGAGCCCATGGAGCTTGTGGTCAGGGTCCCCAGGCCCAGCCCACGGCCCTCACTCTCTGACTCATCAGCCCTTACTGATGAGGGCCTTCCTGCTGACCACTCGCCTGCCCACCAACCCCTTGATGCTGTTCCAGTTCCTGCCCACTAG